The nucleotide window CCTCCATAACCGAATTTTTCAGATGGTCATTAATCATGGCGTTGCCACCGTATTTTACAACCACCGTTTTTCCGTTGAGCTTACGGATGTATGGAAGTGCTTCAATCAATATGCCCGCTTTTTCAATTAAAACTTGCATTTTTTCTGTATTTTCCATGATTTTCTCCTTACAAATAGTATCCGGGCGCCGCAAGACCTGTCTTTTCGTCTAAACCAAACAGAATGTTCATGTTCTGGATTGCCTGACCGGACGCACCCTTAATTAAATTATCCAGCGTAGAAATTACAATGACGCGGTTGACTCTCTTATCCACCGTAATACCGATTTCCACAAAGTTCGAGCCGGCTACATTTTTAACCTGCGGAATTTTGCCTGCATCCAGCACACGAACAAAGTATTCATTCTTATAGAATTCTCTGTACATTTCCACAATTTCCTCGCAGGACAAATCCTTGGAAAGGTTTGCATACATAGTAGAATATATACCGCGCTTAAAGGGTGCTAAGTGAGGTGTGAAGGTGAGCTTAATGTCTTCGCCTGCCAGAATAGAAAGCTCCTGCTCAATTTCGGAGGTGTGACGGTGGGTTGCTACCTTATAAGCCATCATGGTGTTATCACATTCGCTGTAGTGATACGCAAGTCCTAAGCCTCTGCCTGCACCGGTTACACCGGATTTGGCATCCACGATAATGGTTTTTGTGTCAATAGCCTTTGCCGCAGCAAGCGGTGCCATACCCATAATAGAACAGGTGGTAAAGCAACCGGGATTGCCCACAAGAGAAGTCTTTTTAATTTCATCTCTGTGTAATTCACAAAGACCGTACGCCTTCACCTTTAAAAGCTCGGGCGCGCAATGGGCATCTTTATACCATTCCTCATACACCTTTACATCGTTGTAACGGAAATCGCCCGAAAGGTCGATAACCTTAATCCCCTTTGCATAAAGAGCAGGGATAACCTCTTTAGAAGCACCGTGCGGAAGAGCGGTAAATGCCACATCACACTCTCCGGCAACCTTGTCGATATCCAGCTCCTCGCAAACCAGATTGCAGACATTTTTAAAATTTCCGTAAATTTCATCAATGGGTGTGCCTGCAGTAGAATGGGAAACCAGCATCTTGATTTCTGCCTCGGGATGCATGGAAAGCATACGAATCAGCTCTTCCCCCGTGTATCCCGTAGCACCTAAAATTGCAACTTTAATCATATGTATCAACTCCTGTTTGCACCATTATACACTATAATGCATAAAAATGCAAGTATTTTTTATTTATTCAATAAATTTTTCTTATTTAAATTGTCAAGGGCACTTTTTAAGCCTAATTTCCCGTAGCTGTAGGTCAGTCCGCCTTGCATATATACAATATAAGGTTCAATCACGGGACCGTCTGCCGAAAGCTCAATGGAGGAGCCTTGTGTAAACGCACCCGCCGCCATAATCACCTCGTGCTGATAGCCGGGCATTGCCCATGGCTCAGGCAGAACCTTTGAATCTATGGGCGAGCCCATCTGAATACCCTGACAAAAAGCAATGAGCTTTTCTCTATCCTCTAAACGGATTGCCTGAATAATGTCTGTCCGTTTTTCATCCGATGCCGGGCAAACCGAATAACCCAAAGACTCGAACACACCTGCCGCAAGCACCGCGGTTTTTAACGCCGAGCAAACTGCAGAGGGTGCCATAAACAATCCCTGATAAAAGGATTTGTTGACCCCTAAGGTCGCCCCGCCCTCTTTGCCGATGCCCGGGCTTGTCATGCGGTTTGCAATGCGCTCGATTATTTTTTTCGAGCCTACAATATACCCCCCTGTGGGTGCAATGCCGCCGCCGGGATTTTTAATAAGCGAGCCCGCCATCACATCGGCACCTATATTGGTCGGCTCTACCCGTTCGGTAAATTCACCATAGCAGTTGTCCACAAAGATAATGGCATCTGTTTTGGTTTTCACAAAGCTTAACAGCTTCTCCATTTCCTCCATGTCTAAGGATTTTCTGTAACTGTAGCCCTTAGAGCGCTGAAGCATCACCATTTTCGGATTATGCTCTGCAATAGCCTTTTCAATGCCTGCATAGTCGGGGGCACCGTTGCTTAACAAATCCACCTGCCCGTATGTAACGCCCAGTTCCTTTAAAGAGCCGGGTGCCTCTCCGCGGATGCCGATGGCTTCCTCTAAGGTGTCATAGGGTTTGCCGGTGATGGCGAGCAGATGGTCTCCGGGGAGCAGAACCCCGAACAGCACCGCCGTTAAAGCATGGGTACCCGAGGTAATGGTATGCCGTACAATGGCATCCTCGGTACCAAAAATCTCGGCATATATTTCTTCTAAAGTGTCTCTGCCGAAATCGTCATAGCCATAGCCCGAGCTTGAGGCAAAATGCGCTTCATTCACCCCAAACTTCTGAAAGGCACGAAGCACCTTTTCGGCATTGTAATATTCATTTTCTTCTAAGACACGGAAAGAGGCTTTTACCTTTTCCTCTGCCGCGCGTATCAAATTATCCATTTCAATCCTCCAAAAGAGTCTGTACAATTTTTTCAAGGTTGTTTGCCGTTTTTACGCGGATACCCTGACGGACATAGTCCGTAAAAAGGGTTGGAATACCTAATACCGCTGTGGTATTCCATGCCGATTTACTTCCTAAAGTCTTTTCGGTATTGTCTGCAGTGCGTGCATACGGGATTTCTGCTTTTTGCAGAGCTTCTTCTAACAAAGATGAACTTTCGGCAGAAGCACTAAAGCCTTCTCCAAGCATTTTTAGCGCAAATGTATCGCTTTTGGTTTCTTCAAAAATCAAAGTTTTGTCAGGCTTTATGGTTTCGGTTGCTGCCTGCAGACCTGTGGTGTTGTGGTGGGAATTTACCCCCAGCACCACACAGATATTCCGCTTGGTTTCGGGCGCGGTTAAAAGGGCTGCCACAGCTAAACGGTTTGCAATGCTTTTGCCGAGCAGAAGATTTTGTTCCTTGTCGGTTTCGCCTTCAAACTCCCCGTCAAGCACACCGCATCTTCCCTGCTCTATCCCTTCTCCGCCGTCTGCCATATAGAGATATTTTTTATCTCCTTCTTCACAGACAATGCCGGTATAACCGCCAAAAGACACCGTCATGGACGGATAAATCTTACGGCTCCCCAGGTGCGAAAAATACACCTTTTCATTTTTAATTTCCATGGCAAGCACCGCATCCTCATCCAGCGAAGCATACAGCATGGTAAGTGCGCCTTCACCGTTGTTCCGGTATACTAAATTACCAAACGCATCCTCTTTAAAATGCGGATATTTCATGGTAATATATTTTTTCAAAATGCCCTCGTCCCCACAAGGGGCAGGCAAAGCACAAAGCATCTGTAACAAATCTAACATAAGCTTTCTCCTTTCAGATAAGCATCCAAGAGATTGACTGTATTTTTAAAATCTTCTTTCGCAATCACACCCACCTGCGCATGCAGATACCGGCAGGGACAGGATACTGCCGCAACTTTTTTGCCGTTTGAGGCGATGGCTCTTGCATCGTTTCCGCCTGCGGTCACATTTTTAAACTGGTGCGATATATCGGTT belongs to Clostridia bacterium and includes:
- a CDS encoding N-acetyl-gamma-glutamyl-phosphate reductase, producing MIKVAILGATGYTGEELIRMLSMHPEAEIKMLVSHSTAGTPIDEIYGNFKNVCNLVCEELDIDKVAGECDVAFTALPHGASKEVIPALYAKGIKVIDLSGDFRYNDVKVYEEWYKDAHCAPELLKVKAYGLCELHRDEIKKTSLVGNPGCFTTCSIMGMAPLAAAKAIDTKTIIVDAKSGVTGAGRGLGLAYHYSECDNTMMAYKVATHRHTSEIEQELSILAGEDIKLTFTPHLAPFKRGIYSTMYANLSKDLSCEEIVEMYREFYKNEYFVRVLDAGKIPQVKNVAGSNFVEIGITVDKRVNRVIVISTLDNLIKGASGQAIQNMNILFGLDEKTGLAAPGYYL
- a CDS encoding methionine gamma-lyase family protein, encoding MDNLIRAAEEKVKASFRVLEENEYYNAEKVLRAFQKFGVNEAHFASSSGYGYDDFGRDTLEEIYAEIFGTEDAIVRHTITSGTHALTAVLFGVLLPGDHLLAITGKPYDTLEEAIGIRGEAPGSLKELGVTYGQVDLLSNGAPDYAGIEKAIAEHNPKMVMLQRSKGYSYRKSLDMEEMEKLLSFVKTKTDAIIFVDNCYGEFTERVEPTNIGADVMAGSLIKNPGGGIAPTGGYIVGSKKIIERIANRMTSPGIGKEGGATLGVNKSFYQGLFMAPSAVCSALKTAVLAAGVFESLGYSVCPASDEKRTDIIQAIRLEDREKLIAFCQGIQMGSPIDSKVLPEPWAMPGYQHEVIMAAGAFTQGSSIELSADGPVIEPYIVYMQGGLTYSYGKLGLKSALDNLNKKNLLNK